One Sporomusaceae bacterium ACPt DNA window includes the following coding sequences:
- the ypdB_2 gene encoding Transcriptional regulatory protein YpdB — protein sequence MKTKAVIVDDEQPICDEIEYLLSQHSDVEVCAKFTNCVNALIYILEKKPEIVFLDVSMPGMSGLEMAQKLNGMSRSPYIVFITAYPEHAVEAFDTPAIGYVTKPVTGEKLRKALAKIRNLSAKTATEKSPQITKVCVLANGKIIPVNKKDIVFIYVKDKDVYVRTRTGEFSAMLTLQEFDNLLTEPNFLRIHRQYIINLDEILEITPWFHGSYLLRMNDCNKQEVPVSRNRVKHLKTALGLK from the coding sequence ATGAAAACCAAAGCAGTCATCGTTGATGACGAACAACCTATCTGCGATGAAATTGAGTATTTGCTCAGCCAGCACAGCGATGTTGAAGTATGCGCCAAATTCACCAATTGTGTGAACGCACTCATTTATATTTTAGAGAAGAAACCGGAAATAGTATTTCTTGATGTTAGCATGCCCGGCATGTCCGGCCTCGAGATGGCGCAAAAATTAAACGGCATGAGCAGATCCCCCTATATTGTCTTTATTACAGCTTACCCCGAACACGCCGTCGAAGCGTTTGATACACCCGCTATCGGCTATGTGACTAAACCGGTTACCGGTGAAAAGCTTCGTAAAGCACTGGCAAAAATCCGCAATCTATCAGCTAAAACCGCTACAGAAAAAAGCCCGCAGATTACTAAAGTCTGTGTACTGGCAAACGGCAAAATCATCCCGGTTAACAAGAAAGATATCGTCTTCATTTACGTAAAAGATAAGGATGTTTATGTGCGGACTCGCACTGGGGAATTCTCGGCAATGCTTACCTTACAGGAATTTGATAACTTGTTGACCGAGCCAAATTTTCTGCGCATTCACCGTCAATATATCATTAACCTTGATGAAATACTGGAAATCACGCCTTGGTTTCATGGCTCCTATTTATTGCGGATGAATGACTGTAATAAGCAGGAAGTGCCGGTAAGCCGCAACCGGGTTAAGCACCTTAAAACAGCGCTTGGCCTAAAATAA
- a CDS encoding L-lactate transporter gives MAEKTYPNRWLIALAGIVMQICLGTVYGWSVFTKPLMAAHNWSNADVTLTFTIAIGCLAISSAVGGYILDTKGARIVATIGGLLFGLGTIITGFGDQIGSLAVIYLGYGLICGLGLGFGYITPIATLVKWFPDKRGLITGLAVMGFGLGSLMLTTLSPGMIASMGTAMTFYIFGGIYLVAVTAAAQLMVEPPAGYVPAGWSPPVGKAAAVGMTLGEAVGSKYFYLLWAMLFINITAGIALISQASPMAQELMPASMSVAEKATRAGVILGVFAIINGLGRLFWATASDKIGRRTVFIILFISQAVAFYLLATTKDMTVFIVLCSYIYACYGGGFSTMPAYAADVFGTKYVGRIYGWMLTAWGAAGIIGPMLFARIRQASGNYSEALTITAITLAIALVLPLLAAPPKAKAANSRVA, from the coding sequence ATGGCGGAAAAAACCTACCCCAACCGCTGGCTTATTGCATTGGCGGGCATAGTAATGCAGATCTGCCTTGGCACTGTATACGGCTGGAGTGTGTTTACCAAACCGTTAATGGCGGCACATAACTGGAGCAACGCTGACGTTACTCTGACATTTACCATTGCGATTGGCTGTCTGGCTATATCCAGCGCTGTAGGCGGTTACATTCTGGATACCAAGGGGGCACGTATTGTTGCTACCATTGGTGGTCTACTCTTTGGTCTGGGAACTATTATCACCGGGTTTGGTGACCAGATTGGCTCGCTTGCGGTAATTTACCTGGGTTATGGTTTGATTTGCGGCCTCGGTCTTGGTTTTGGGTATATTACGCCAATTGCTACGCTGGTCAAATGGTTTCCGGATAAACGGGGGCTTATTACCGGTTTAGCAGTTATGGGCTTTGGTCTCGGTTCGCTTATGCTTACTACGCTTTCGCCGGGAATGATTGCCAGCATGGGTACTGCCATGACTTTCTACATCTTTGGCGGCATTTACCTGGTGGCGGTGACTGCTGCTGCGCAATTAATGGTTGAACCGCCGGCCGGTTATGTACCGGCAGGTTGGTCGCCGCCGGTGGGCAAGGCGGCAGCAGTAGGCATGACTTTGGGTGAGGCTGTCGGTTCAAAATATTTCTACCTCTTGTGGGCTATGCTATTTATCAATATTACCGCCGGTATTGCCTTGATTTCTCAGGCTTCACCCATGGCCCAGGAACTTATGCCTGCTTCTATGAGTGTTGCTGAGAAAGCCACTCGAGCCGGCGTAATTCTTGGTGTTTTTGCCATTATTAATGGTCTTGGCCGTTTGTTTTGGGCGACGGCTTCTGACAAAATCGGTCGTCGGACAGTATTCATAATTTTGTTTATCAGCCAGGCAGTGGCCTTTTACCTCTTGGCTACTACCAAGGATATGACAGTATTCATTGTACTTTGTTCCTACATATATGCTTGCTATGGCGGTGGTTTTTCCACAATGCCGGCCTATGCCGCCGATGTTTTTGGCACAAAATATGTTGGGCGCATTTATGGCTGGATGCTTACTGCCTGGGGGGCAGCCGGTATCATCGGTCCCATGCTGTTTGCCCGTATTCGCCAAGCGTCAGGCAACTATAGTGAGGCGTTGACCATTACGGCGATAACTCTGGCTATTGCTTTAGTATTACCGCTACTGGCAGCTCCGCCAAAGGCTAAGGCCGCAAATAGCAGAGTTGCATAA
- the sasA_10 gene encoding Adaptive-response sensory-kinase SasA, whose product MKISLQYKLLAAFMAVVVLVLAGVGVGGSILIRDYFIASKRHELTDKAYEMARMVNAYFDGHITHEQLHNFVNSVDSFLDARVWVVDKDLKLITVSEEQSNEAASHRRPASVLRPSPMRPGWRNCDPSGNQGGMIMRPPWQQSNQPVDSNNGLVGGGHSARQNRMGGGGMGGRHGLSDGQPVQPNRGTAAALPPANATRLAADDQFAVDKGQEDSRKSPIVLDLGKESQADEASGFAVSLTDITGMAEIIQAVQANYGQVWAKTYYHPYYKENMLIVAVPLQRSDGSINGTVMINAPLAEFDSFLHHIYAYLGYAGLAVILFAMVLAAYLARGIVRPLKAMQETAAAMAHGDYERRVTVAARDEVGDLGHSLNSLAQDLGEYVRQMEMTDKMRRDFVANVSHELRTPLTILHGYNQALQDGTITDPAKVKKYHRVMGDEILRLEKLIADLLDLSQLQADGILLELEDVSLGEVVNNVSTLLKQKSEEKGVTLAVHIDPAVPPIGGDGDRLTQLVLILMDNALKFTPAGGQITTRLAVEDQAVALTIADTGAGIAAEDLPYIWERFYKADKSRASGGTGLGLAIARQIIELHGASVDVASACGEGTTFTIRFPVDRKNKQEVK is encoded by the coding sequence GTGAAAATCTCACTGCAATATAAACTGCTGGCGGCGTTTATGGCGGTGGTCGTTCTGGTACTGGCCGGGGTTGGTGTCGGAGGCTCCATCCTCATCCGCGACTACTTTATTGCCAGTAAACGGCACGAACTCACCGATAAAGCCTATGAAATGGCGCGGATGGTCAATGCCTATTTTGACGGGCATATCACGCATGAACAGCTGCATAACTTTGTTAACAGTGTGGACAGTTTTTTAGATGCCAGGGTGTGGGTAGTGGATAAAGATTTAAAACTGATTACCGTGTCCGAAGAGCAGTCCAATGAAGCCGCAAGTCACCGGCGGCCAGCGTCGGTGCTCAGACCCAGCCCCATGCGTCCCGGTTGGCGGAACTGCGACCCTTCCGGCAATCAAGGCGGTATGATAATGCGCCCGCCATGGCAACAGTCCAATCAACCTGTTGATAGTAATAATGGCTTAGTGGGCGGCGGGCATTCAGCCAGACAAAATCGAATGGGCGGTGGCGGTATGGGAGGACGTCATGGCTTGTCAGACGGGCAGCCGGTGCAGCCAAACCGTGGCACGGCTGCGGCATTGCCGCCTGCCAACGCAACCCGGCTTGCGGCAGATGATCAATTCGCAGTCGACAAAGGGCAGGAGGATTCCCGAAAATCTCCTATTGTTCTTGACCTGGGTAAAGAGTCGCAGGCAGATGAGGCCTCTGGTTTTGCTGTCAGTTTAACCGACATTACAGGAATGGCGGAAATTATCCAGGCGGTACAAGCCAACTATGGCCAGGTTTGGGCCAAGACTTACTACCACCCCTATTATAAAGAAAACATGCTTATCGTAGCCGTGCCGCTCCAACGTTCGGACGGAAGTATTAACGGCACTGTTATGATCAACGCGCCGCTTGCGGAATTTGACAGCTTTTTGCATCATATTTATGCGTATCTTGGTTATGCCGGATTGGCAGTTATCTTGTTTGCTATGGTATTGGCCGCCTATCTGGCCCGTGGTATCGTGCGGCCCTTGAAAGCCATGCAAGAAACAGCGGCGGCCATGGCTCACGGCGATTATGAGCGGCGGGTAACGGTAGCTGCCCGCGACGAAGTGGGCGACCTGGGACATTCGCTGAATTCTTTAGCCCAAGACCTAGGGGAATATGTCCGGCAGATGGAAATGACCGACAAAATGCGCCGGGACTTTGTGGCCAATGTGTCTCATGAATTGAGGACGCCGCTTACCATCCTGCATGGCTACAATCAAGCCTTGCAGGACGGCACCATCACCGACCCGGCGAAGGTAAAAAAATATCACCGGGTCATGGGGGATGAAATCCTGCGGTTGGAAAAACTGATTGCCGACCTGTTGGATTTAAGCCAGCTTCAGGCTGACGGGATTCTATTAGAGCTGGAAGACGTTTCGCTGGGGGAAGTAGTGAATAATGTGAGTACGTTGTTGAAACAGAAAAGTGAGGAGAAAGGGGTTACACTGGCAGTCCACATTGACCCGGCCGTCCCGCCCATCGGGGGTGACGGCGACCGGCTGACCCAACTGGTGCTGATCCTAATGGATAATGCCCTGAAATTTACGCCGGCGGGTGGTCAAATTACTACCCGCCTAGCGGTCGAAGACCAAGCCGTTGCGCTGACCATCGCCGATACTGGCGCCGGCATTGCAGCGGAAGACCTGCCCTACATTTGGGAACGTTTCTATAAAGCAGACAAATCCCGCGCCAGCGGGGGCACGGGACTGGGTTTGGCCATTGCCAGGCAGATTATCGAATTGCACGGGGCGTCGGTAGACGTGGCTAGCGCCTGTGGCGAAGGAACGACATTTACCATACGGTTTCCGGTTGATCGAAAAAATAAACAAGAGGTGAAATAA
- the srrA_3 gene encoding Transcriptional regulatory protein SrrA — protein MDGKTVLIVDDEEQIRELLSLYFTQEKFIVAEAADGAAALLKIQEVQPDIVILDIMMPVLDGIEVCRQIRKVSHVPIIMLTSRTQDDDRIMGLEIGADDYVAKPFNPREIVARVKAVLRRTAAPQQYAPADSLSFPDLTINMAEHSVTVFGQPVALANKELEVLWQLASHPGKVLSREQLLELVWDYSYAGDTRTVDTHVKRLRKKLGAGPDAPWDIKTIWGIGYKFEVRK, from the coding sequence ATGGATGGTAAAACGGTGCTAATTGTAGACGATGAAGAACAAATCCGGGAATTGTTGTCCCTCTATTTTACGCAAGAAAAATTTATCGTGGCCGAGGCTGCCGATGGCGCCGCCGCGCTCCTTAAAATCCAAGAAGTTCAGCCGGATATTGTAATCCTTGATATTATGATGCCTGTCCTTGATGGCATTGAAGTGTGCCGGCAAATCCGCAAGGTTTCCCATGTGCCGATTATTATGCTTACCTCCCGTACTCAGGATGACGACCGCATTATGGGTCTTGAAATTGGTGCCGACGACTATGTGGCCAAACCTTTCAATCCGAGGGAAATCGTGGCCCGTGTCAAAGCGGTGCTGCGGCGCACTGCCGCGCCACAGCAGTATGCACCTGCTGACAGCCTTTCTTTTCCCGACCTTACCATCAACATGGCCGAACACAGCGTGACAGTCTTTGGTCAGCCGGTCGCATTAGCCAATAAAGAACTGGAAGTATTGTGGCAGCTTGCTTCTCATCCCGGCAAAGTGCTATCCCGTGAGCAATTGTTAGAATTAGTGTGGGATTACAGTTATGCCGGGGACACTCGTACCGTGGATACCCACGTCAAACGTTTGCGTAAAAAACTGGGAGCCGGGCCGGATGCGCCCTGGGATATAAAAACAATCTGGGGTATTGGCTATAAGTTTGAGGTGAGAAAGTGA
- the algU gene encoding RNA polymerase sigma-H factor, with translation MDERIIEYVSKARAGDKEAFGQLVTAFQTRVFRVAYGIVGHKEDAEDIAQDTFVKAYRSISDLNADVTFYNWLMRIVANTSMNYKKSMHRQQFVPMDEVAEPVDQGETPEEAMERVEGNARVTALLAALPSEHRAVLALRELGGFSYDEISDILNIPLGTVKSRMNHGRDKLRGLVMKGGVKQ, from the coding sequence TTGGATGAGCGCATAATAGAATATGTGAGCAAGGCCCGTGCAGGAGATAAAGAGGCTTTCGGTCAACTGGTAACTGCATTTCAAACGCGGGTCTTTCGCGTGGCCTATGGTATTGTGGGCCACAAAGAGGATGCCGAGGATATTGCTCAGGATACTTTTGTGAAAGCGTATCGCTCCATAAGCGATTTAAACGCCGATGTTACTTTCTATAACTGGCTGATGCGTATTGTCGCTAATACCAGTATGAATTATAAAAAAAGCATGCACCGTCAGCAGTTTGTTCCTATGGATGAGGTGGCTGAACCTGTAGATCAAGGGGAAACACCGGAAGAAGCTATGGAGAGAGTGGAAGGCAATGCGCGGGTAACGGCATTGCTCGCTGCACTGCCGTCCGAGCACCGGGCGGTTTTAGCGCTGAGGGAGCTTGGCGGTTTTTCCTATGACGAGATTTCCGATATACTTAATATACCACTTGGAACGGTAAAATCGCGCATGAACCATGGCCGCGATAAACTACGTGGGTTAGTGATGAAGGGAGGGGTAAAACAGTGA
- the mcpB_4 gene encoding Methyl-accepting chemotaxis protein McpB: MSKLSRAFTACFALSYLLTAVLPVGLLIATGHKAVSTAVLLAVGCVVGGTAISLWLVGRLVLRPVNDLVGRAEQITKGDLTEEIVVQATGEIQVLADSVNVMTKFLRDLVTKIEEAAQKVYDASGKAQTNSQQLSQTADQIAAMVQQTSAAVQEQAQNVQFLAEINSKIMANTNEIAAACHASANNAQAAMEKAQNGVAAIENINTKVLVTRDTLNQVNSQVREMREQSEEIGRIAAMVTNIAGQTNLLALNAAIEAARAGEHGRGFAVVAEEVRKLAEDSRQAAGEITKIVSENTKVTQEVIALIPKSLQEIGESVDMVNNAKEALGVINSASGEIASATEEIMATVENLSADLKNVSDKTNALSATAQQIAAGAEEGGAAVEEQTATTRQISDAAAVTLGIVEELQSLVKQFRIK, from the coding sequence ATGTCAAAATTATCCAGAGCCTTTACGGCTTGTTTTGCGCTGAGCTATTTGCTGACCGCAGTTCTGCCGGTTGGTTTATTGATAGCAACCGGACATAAGGCTGTCAGTACTGCTGTGCTGCTGGCGGTCGGTTGCGTGGTTGGCGGTACGGCAATTTCACTGTGGCTGGTGGGCAGACTGGTTCTCAGACCGGTAAATGACCTAGTCGGTCGGGCCGAACAGATTACCAAGGGGGATTTAACCGAGGAAATTGTTGTGCAGGCAACAGGCGAGATACAGGTTCTGGCTGACAGTGTAAATGTTATGACTAAGTTCCTGCGGGATTTGGTTACCAAAATTGAGGAAGCGGCCCAAAAAGTATATGACGCTAGCGGGAAGGCTCAGACCAACAGCCAGCAGTTGTCGCAGACCGCTGACCAGATTGCGGCCATGGTGCAGCAGACATCGGCGGCAGTGCAGGAGCAAGCCCAGAATGTTCAGTTCCTGGCCGAAATCAATAGCAAAATAATGGCAAACACCAATGAGATTGCCGCAGCCTGTCACGCTTCAGCCAACAATGCCCAGGCAGCAATGGAAAAGGCGCAAAACGGTGTAGCAGCGATTGAAAATATCAATACCAAAGTACTGGTGACCCGGGACACTCTCAACCAGGTCAACAGCCAGGTACGCGAGATGAGGGAACAGTCAGAGGAAATCGGACGGATTGCCGCCATGGTGACCAATATTGCCGGCCAGACCAACCTCCTTGCTCTTAACGCCGCCATCGAGGCTGCCCGGGCGGGCGAGCACGGCCGCGGTTTTGCGGTAGTGGCGGAAGAAGTCCGCAAGTTGGCCGAAGACAGCCGGCAGGCGGCCGGCGAGATTACGAAAATCGTCAGTGAGAACACTAAGGTTACCCAGGAAGTTATTGCGCTTATCCCCAAGAGCTTGCAGGAAATTGGTGAGAGTGTGGACATGGTGAATAATGCTAAAGAAGCGCTAGGGGTAATAAACTCGGCGTCGGGCGAAATTGCTTCAGCTACCGAGGAGATTATGGCAACGGTTGAAAATCTGTCGGCAGACCTAAAGAACGTTAGCGACAAGACTAATGCCTTGTCGGCAACAGCCCAGCAGATTGCTGCCGGTGCTGAAGAAGGCGGTGCGGCAGTTGAAGAACAGACTGCTACTACGCGGCAGATTAGTGACGCAGCCGCAGTAACCTTGGGGATTGTTGAAGAACTGCAGTCCTTGGTAAAGCAGTTCAGGATAAAATAG
- a CDS encoding hypothetical protein (UPF0051 protein SA0778) has protein sequence MINRGHLPGQLPETKAHLECHGLLLSEEGVIHAAPELEARTSNAELSHEAAVRKIAPEETVYLMARGLNEEETITTIVRGFINVNIEGLPAALTREIDSAIQEFSLTK, from the coding sequence GTGATTAACCGCGGTCATTTGCCGGGACAGTTGCCGGAAACAAAAGCCCACTTGGAATGTCACGGTCTGCTGCTGTCGGAAGAAGGGGTCATTCATGCGGCGCCTGAGCTGGAAGCTCGCACCAGCAATGCGGAGCTTAGCCATGAAGCGGCGGTCAGGAAGATTGCCCCGGAGGAGACTGTGTACCTGATGGCCCGCGGTCTTAATGAGGAAGAAACGATCACCACCATTGTCCGCGGTTTTATCAATGTGAACATTGAGGGATTGCCTGCTGCGCTAACGCGGGAGATAGACAGTGCGATTCAGGAGTTCAGTTTGACAAAATGA